One segment of Megachile rotundata isolate GNS110a chromosome 4, iyMegRotu1, whole genome shotgun sequence DNA contains the following:
- the LOC100883135 gene encoding intraflagellar transport protein 74 homolog isoform X2, with translation MSTANSRSNTISTNSSGHLNVGFPTIGYMNINVMERPITQHGVAAIRPGTGRGMPITRQIQDKRYYIGLVQLKIRELNQEIAVIMKDIEDQNRERATYIHYDKRAKDLATELTILQGQLADYNIVVDKMTSDIGKEIIEQETEELATKNEHNLLKIENMYEERKQLENKLSKIEEQLENEKRKTERLVESMNDSTREKYEELLKEKASLQEKTTKMQQELDKSYKEQLYLEEEIALSPLKQEAVKLHLKIIETEEKRNKLQEKVKHRISPDEEREKLLQKIKQENMDIAAAEAQLTEKKKQIQEAEQKLEQLETDIEDTQSEKQIKYKELRKREEIIEQFMITFEQNKQDETIKLHKLEETIVEYLGNISNMINVNINFRGSDEIAILNNLPPFNEHEYINNGQSFENLSKDNLRLQQILSEMEMLETKLKTESDDLNEKMKQEEKKLITLEDLDSLKTKLAIKQGQLTKECEQLKQQQAMHEQELKTIQFEYNEIKQRLKSNDEYNQINILQNTVENLIEEHKKIENFIQNQRQRSNYGPVKTDVLNSMNSYNTLLKQNLKLIY, from the exons ATGTCAACAGCTAATTCACGGTCAAATACAATTAGTACAAATAGTTCAGGGCATTTAAATGTAGGATTTCCCACAATTGgttatatgaatataaatgttATGGAAAGACCAATTACACAACATGGGGTTGCAGCTATTAGGCCTGGAACTGGTAGGGGAATGCCAATAACAAg GCAAATTCAGGATAAGAGATACTATATTGGACTTGTGCAATTAAAAATAAGGGAATTAAATCAAGAAATTGCTGTTATTATGAAAGATATTGAAGATCAAAATAGAGAAAGGGCTACTTATATACATTATGACAAAAGGGCCAAAGACTTAGCAActgaattaacaattttgcaagGGCAGCTAGCAGATTATAATATTGTTGTGGATAAGATGACTTCTGACATTGGAAAAGAAATCATTGAACAAGAAACTGAGGAGCTTGCAACAAAAAACGAACATaatctattaaaaattgaaaatatgtatgAAGAAAGAAAGCAATTAGAGAACAAGTTAAGTAAAATAGAAGAACAATTAGAAAATGAGAAAAGAAAAACTGAACGACTTGTGGAAAGTATGAATGATAGTACAagagaaaaatatgaagaattattaaaagaaaaagcaAGCTTACAAGAAAAAACAACTAAGATGCAACAAGAGTTAGATAAATCATATAAAGAACAACTTTATTTGGAAGAAGAAATAGCATTATCTCCTTTAAAACAGGAAGCAGTTAAATTACAtctcaaaattattgaaacagaAGAGAAAAGGAATAAGTTGCAGGAGAAAGTAAAACATAGAATTTCACCAGATGAAGAAAGAGAAAAactattacaaaaaataaaacaagaaaatatGGACATAGCAGCAGCAGAAGCACAATTAactgaaaaaaagaaacaaatacaAGAAGCTGAACAAAAACTCGAACAATTGGAAACTGATATAGAAGATACTCAATCTGAAAAACAAATAAAGTATAAAGAACTTCGTAAACGAGAAGAAATTATAGAACAATTTATGATTACTTTTGAACAAAATAAACAGGATGAAACaattaaattgcataaattagAAGAAACAATTGTTGAATATTtaggaaatatttcaaatatgataaacgttaatattaatttcagaGGAAGCGACGAGATAGCTATCTTAAATAATTTACCTCCTTTTAATGAACATGAGTATATTAATAACGGACaaagctttgaaaatttatcaaaagaTAATTTGAGATTGCAACAAATTTTAAGTGAAATGGAGATGTTAGAAACAAAACTTAAAACAGAATCTGATGATCttaatgaaaaaatgaaacaagaggaaaagaaattaataacatTAGAGGATTTAGATAGCTTAAAAACTAAGTTGGCAATAAAACAAGGGCAACTAACAAAAGAATGCGAACAGTTAAAGCAGCAGCAGGCAATGCATGAACAAGAACTTAAAACAATTCAATTTGagtataatgaaataaaacaaCGATTAAAAAGCAATGATGAATACAATCAAATTAATATACTACAAAATACAGTGGAAAACTTAATAGAAgaacataaaaaaattgaaaattttatacaaaaccaAAGACAACGTAGCAATTATGGTCCAGTGAAAACAGATGTTTTGAATTCAATGAATAGCTATAATACTTTGTTAAAGCAAAACTTAAAACTTATTTATTAG
- the LOC100883135 gene encoding intraflagellar transport protein 74 homolog isoform X1, giving the protein MQRPQTGSNYPATSGQNVLTRPLSVSILHNQMSTANSRSNTISTNSSGHLNVGFPTIGYMNINVMERPITQHGVAAIRPGTGRGMPITRQIQDKRYYIGLVQLKIRELNQEIAVIMKDIEDQNRERATYIHYDKRAKDLATELTILQGQLADYNIVVDKMTSDIGKEIIEQETEELATKNEHNLLKIENMYEERKQLENKLSKIEEQLENEKRKTERLVESMNDSTREKYEELLKEKASLQEKTTKMQQELDKSYKEQLYLEEEIALSPLKQEAVKLHLKIIETEEKRNKLQEKVKHRISPDEEREKLLQKIKQENMDIAAAEAQLTEKKKQIQEAEQKLEQLETDIEDTQSEKQIKYKELRKREEIIEQFMITFEQNKQDETIKLHKLEETIVEYLGNISNMINVNINFRGSDEIAILNNLPPFNEHEYINNGQSFENLSKDNLRLQQILSEMEMLETKLKTESDDLNEKMKQEEKKLITLEDLDSLKTKLAIKQGQLTKECEQLKQQQAMHEQELKTIQFEYNEIKQRLKSNDEYNQINILQNTVENLIEEHKKIENFIQNQRQRSNYGPVKTDVLNSMNSYNTLLKQNLKLIY; this is encoded by the exons ATGCAAAGGCCACAAACGG GAAGTAACTATCCAGCAACTTCTGGTCAAAATGTACTTACAAGACCATTGTCCGTTTCAATTTTACATAACCAAATGTCAACAGCTAATTCACGGTCAAATACAATTAGTACAAATAGTTCAGGGCATTTAAATGTAGGATTTCCCACAATTGgttatatgaatataaatgttATGGAAAGACCAATTACACAACATGGGGTTGCAGCTATTAGGCCTGGAACTGGTAGGGGAATGCCAATAACAAg GCAAATTCAGGATAAGAGATACTATATTGGACTTGTGCAATTAAAAATAAGGGAATTAAATCAAGAAATTGCTGTTATTATGAAAGATATTGAAGATCAAAATAGAGAAAGGGCTACTTATATACATTATGACAAAAGGGCCAAAGACTTAGCAActgaattaacaattttgcaagGGCAGCTAGCAGATTATAATATTGTTGTGGATAAGATGACTTCTGACATTGGAAAAGAAATCATTGAACAAGAAACTGAGGAGCTTGCAACAAAAAACGAACATaatctattaaaaattgaaaatatgtatgAAGAAAGAAAGCAATTAGAGAACAAGTTAAGTAAAATAGAAGAACAATTAGAAAATGAGAAAAGAAAAACTGAACGACTTGTGGAAAGTATGAATGATAGTACAagagaaaaatatgaagaattattaaaagaaaaagcaAGCTTACAAGAAAAAACAACTAAGATGCAACAAGAGTTAGATAAATCATATAAAGAACAACTTTATTTGGAAGAAGAAATAGCATTATCTCCTTTAAAACAGGAAGCAGTTAAATTACAtctcaaaattattgaaacagaAGAGAAAAGGAATAAGTTGCAGGAGAAAGTAAAACATAGAATTTCACCAGATGAAGAAAGAGAAAAactattacaaaaaataaaacaagaaaatatGGACATAGCAGCAGCAGAAGCACAATTAactgaaaaaaagaaacaaatacaAGAAGCTGAACAAAAACTCGAACAATTGGAAACTGATATAGAAGATACTCAATCTGAAAAACAAATAAAGTATAAAGAACTTCGTAAACGAGAAGAAATTATAGAACAATTTATGATTACTTTTGAACAAAATAAACAGGATGAAACaattaaattgcataaattagAAGAAACAATTGTTGAATATTtaggaaatatttcaaatatgataaacgttaatattaatttcagaGGAAGCGACGAGATAGCTATCTTAAATAATTTACCTCCTTTTAATGAACATGAGTATATTAATAACGGACaaagctttgaaaatttatcaaaagaTAATTTGAGATTGCAACAAATTTTAAGTGAAATGGAGATGTTAGAAACAAAACTTAAAACAGAATCTGATGATCttaatgaaaaaatgaaacaagaggaaaagaaattaataacatTAGAGGATTTAGATAGCTTAAAAACTAAGTTGGCAATAAAACAAGGGCAACTAACAAAAGAATGCGAACAGTTAAAGCAGCAGCAGGCAATGCATGAACAAGAACTTAAAACAATTCAATTTGagtataatgaaataaaacaaCGATTAAAAAGCAATGATGAATACAATCAAATTAATATACTACAAAATACAGTGGAAAACTTAATAGAAgaacataaaaaaattgaaaattttatacaaaaccaAAGACAACGTAGCAATTATGGTCCAGTGAAAACAGATGTTTTGAATTCAATGAATAGCTATAATACTTTGTTAAAGCAAAACTTAAAACTTATTTATTAG
- the LOC100882802 gene encoding leucine-rich PPR motif-containing protein, mitochondrial, giving the protein MISIIKWRKLFKTSYIIAHNISGSQFGIIDLCYKCNSLCSKIKIPIHIYNLKNVNALNYNNYVTNVQSIQMKENLLDESIYNHNVNIKVITSVIEDLENNAYDIPETLSLKLLKCCGHVLYNEPLKIRQELANRVWNLLKNSCNLTIDHYHALLQTYIDNDYRIDTKEFLKCMRIKPEYDTYCLLLQILPNTTDCTEPEGLIADIQTPDSHYDKKIYNALVYAYAINGNTRKAEDIIKLMRTRNIQPSATTYIHLMYAYAKNNDIESLTHILSTYKPSRAHIMKLIKFLSLSGHGIHIPDIIIFSEPLTVEDYNVISVIVQLVHAGHYLDAYKVVTHIPIRNEAEHIKDTFTLYLLEEMIKLNIDQKIILQFINDLERMREQCISEILEKTALLSLRTRNETLTIAIFNEMKKRGVLINCNYFWPSFLNENVHDRETHIYSIIKLMTALDVKIDSETLTDYIFPYVDTSDPIVTVRKLLNNGVPVKDIIMPFVTFLLNSGRLKESSTVCSFYKKKIHCNNLLDSIYSSYTKSKDINSCIDFLFQSCYNGNGFAVEFLKKLLSHSTNDLNDIATFIIEMSHYKTVIPPSDMQYIKDKIIENPFSKKNYILNLISKMAATVMDNYNYKTLIHPQFMSPEQLYSHFHELKSDGKNYRGVLRKLLMMFCNQNDTRVNEIVTELNDKNFKWTPGMKLCLLDYFVRNKMLDEASLTLCEFQSEFPQFQIDNFKIIHYATLLIECNKIDEALNVINTCTVNQKPKSETSIRKLLDLLVTKDTSSYTAKMINLLVERGYCAGSDNILKYLILVYILRDDVKSAIDVFKLCAEQQKRTPAKQELLIKILESISDSSSPNWNLLQNIYDLIVKASGKEIADVNLAIAFGACNKIKELQSLLKKNYIREDLLLHQLQFLKTDVIITFTLNMLESVEDTTKINLEFICHLALKICDERNDYERAMELKKWMKEKDIKCKLLTSNVR; this is encoded by the exons atgatttcaataataaaatggcgaaaattgtttaaaacatCATATATAATTGCTCATAACATAAGTGGCTCACAATTCGGCATAATTGATTTATGTTACAAATGTAATAGTTTATGTTCTAAAATAAAGAtacctatacatatatataatttgaaaaacGTTAATGCCTTaaactataataattatgtaaccaACGTACAAAGCATTCAAATGAAAGAAAACTTATTGGATGAAAGTATTTATAACCATAATGTAAACATAAAAGTGATAACATCAGttattgaagatttagaaaataaTGCTTATGATATACCAGAAACTTTAAGTTTAAAATTGCTTAAGTGTTGTGGACATGTATTATACAATGAACCTTTAAAAATACGACAAGAATTAGCTAATCGTGTCTGGAACCTCTTGAAAAACAGTTGTAATTTAACAATTGATCATTATCATGCCTTGCTACAaacttacattgataatgattatCGTATTGATACAAAAGAGTTTTTAAAATGTATGAGAATTAAACCGGAATATGATACTTATTGCCTTTTGCTGCAAATATTACCAAACACAACTGATTGTACTGAACCTGAAGGTCTGATTGCAGATATACAAACACCTGATTCACATTATGATAAGAAAATCTATAATGCATTAGTATATGCATATGCAATAAATGGAAATACAAGAAAGGCTGaggatattattaaattaatgagAACACGAAACATTCAACCATCTGCCACAACTTACATACATTTAATGTATGCATATgcgaaaaataatgatattgaaTCTTTAACTCATATTCTATCAACTTACAAACCATCTAGGGCACATATTATGaaacttattaaatttcttagtCTATCAGGACATGGAATACATATAccagatattataattttctcgGAACCATTAACAGTCGAAGATTATAATGTCATTTCAGTCATTGTACAACTTGTGCATGCAGGGCATTATTTAGATGCTTACAAGGTGGTAACTCATATTCCTATAAGAAATGAAGCTGAACATATAAAGGACACTTTTACACTTTATCTCTTAGaagaaatgattaaattaaacatagatcaaaaaattatattacaatttataaatgattTGGAGAGAATGAGAGAACAGTGTATTTCAGAGATTTTGGAAAAAACAGCTTTATTATCTTTGAGAACAAGAAATGAAACATTAACCATtgcaatatttaatgaaatgaaaaaaagaggagttcttattaattgtaattatttttggccttcctttttaaatgaaaatgtacATGACAGAGAaactcatatttattcaattattaagcTGATGACAGCTCTAGATGTCAAAATAGACTCTGAAACACTTACGGATTATATATTTCCATACGTTGATACAAGTGATCCAATTGTTACAGTTcgaaaattattgaataatggAGTGCCAGTTAAAGATATAATAATGCcctttgtaacatttttattaaattctggTAGATTGAAGGAAAGTTCAACTGTATGTTCTTTTTACAAGAAAAAGATACATTGTAACAATTTGTTAGATTCTATATATTCTAGTTATACAAAATCAAAAGACATTAATTCCTGtatagattttttatttcagtcATGTTATAATGGTAATGGGTTTGctgtagaatttttaaaaaagctCCTAAGCCATAGTACGAATGACTTAAATGATATAGCTACATTTATTATAGAAATGAGTCATTATAAAACAGTAATACCACCTTCTGATATGCAAtatataaaagataaaattatcgaaaaccCTTTTTCtaaaaagaattatattttaaacttaatttctaaaatgGCTGCAACTGTTAtggataattataattataaaaccctTATTCATCCACAATTCATGAGTCCAGAACAATTATATTCGCATTTTCATGAACTTAAGTCTGACGGAAAAAATTATAGAGGAGTTCtacgaaaattattaatgatGTTTTGTAATCAAAATGATACACGAGTGAATGAAATTGTAACAGAACTTAATGACAAGAATTTTAAATGGACACCAGGAATGAAATTATGTTTATTAGATTATTTTGTAAGAAATAAAATGCTTGATGAAGCTTCACTTACACTATGTGAATTTCAATCTGAATTTCCACAGTTtcaaattgataattttaagattatACACTATGCTACATTATTAATAGAGTGCAATAAAATAGATGAAGCTCTTAATGTCATAAATACATGTACAGTTAATCAAAAACCAAAGTCAGAGACATCAATCagaaaattattagatttattagTCACAAAAGATACTAGTAGTTATACTGCAAAAATGATAAATCTTCTTGTGGAACGAGGATATTGTGCAGGCTCTGataatattctcaaatatttaattcttgttTACATATTGAGAGATGATGTAAAATCAGCTATAGACGTTTTCAAACTTTGTGCTGAACAACAAAAGAGAACCCCTGCGAAACAagaacttttaataaaaatattggaatCGATTTCAGACTCTTCTTCACCAAACTGGAATCTTCTGCAAAATATTTATGATCTCATAGTAAAAGCGAGTGGAAAAGAAATAGCAGATGTGAATTTGGCAATAGCATTTGGTGCatgtaacaaaataaaagaattacaaTCTTTATTAAAG AAAAACTATATAAGAGAGGATCTTTTATTGCAtcaacttcaatttttaaaaactgatgtgattataacatttacATTGAACATGTTGGAAAGTGTTGAAGATacgacaaaaataaatttggagTTCATATGTCATTTAGCACTAAAAATATGCG ATGAACGGAATGATTACGAACGTGCCATGGAATTAAAGAAATGGATGAaagaaaaagatataaaatgtaaattattaacaTCAAATGTACGATAA